The genomic segment AAACTTAGGATATTTCCgtacaaatacatacatatgtttaTAAATACATTAAATGATCTATAAATTTCATTTCAGGAGTATAAAGAAGGCATTAAAAAATGTTCGTTACCGTAGAATAATGCTAAATGCTTCTGTTCGATACTTTAGAATAATGCTAACTTCCAGGACTTTTGACCCTGAAAGAGCCACAGTGACTTCACATTTGATTTATTTGACATAATCACATGGATTTGGTCATTTATCTCCACTCTGAAATTTCACCCTGGTTCCCAATCTAGTCCTCACTCTTGGGATTTATGACAGCTGTACCAACGGCTCCTCCAGATAATCGAAGGGGAAAATTTCCTCTACATTTGCAGAAGAGGAGAATGTCATCATTTTGTAAACCCTGGCGACCTTCCTACCTCTCATGGTATCTCAGCAACTTGCCTGTTTCGATCTGGGAAATGAGGGAAAGAAAGGTTTCCCTGGGTGTTTAAACTGCATTAACTCCTTTCCCAGTTTGTTTTTATCTGCTTTatctttttaataacatttaaCATTATCTACAAATCATTCTATacttttatatttataattattatctGTCTCTTCCTATAGAACAAAAGCTCCATAACAAAAACGGACAGCATTGTGCCTAGAACGATACCTGgggcacaaaaaaaattattttgcaaaGAATGAATAGGCCCCTAGCAGTGTTATGGCTGTACAGCTACAAATGAATTTTACTGAAATGAATATATTGAGACTCAGAGAACTCCCATTACTTTCTCAAGTCAGGATTCCTACTCAGATCTCCTCATTCTAATACATTCAGTCTTACCACATCACATGTACCTGAAATATAGAATGCCTTCCCTTAATATGAGCTGAGGGAATTAAATGCTATGTATATTTATAGCTAAGGTGTCCCTTAGCCATGGAGAGGGACAATCACACTATGACTGAGTTCATCCTACTGGGCTTCACAACAGACCCTGTAATGCAGTTGATCCTATTTGTGGTATTCATTGGTGTATACTCTGTGACCTTGGTAGGAAATACCACGCTCATAACATTGATCTGTAATGACTCCCggctccacacacccatgtattttttcattggaaatttgtcattcctggatcTCTGGTATTCCTCTGTCTACACCCCAAAGATCCTAAAGACCTGCATCTCCAAGGACAGAAGCATCTCCTTTGCTGGCTGTGTAGCTCAATTCTTATTTGCTGCTGCGTTGGGATATAGTGAGTGTTACCCGTTGGCCACCAGggcttatgaccgctatgtggccatctcaAAACCACTGCTTTATTCTCAGGCAATGTCCATAAAGCTGTGCACATTTTTAGTAATAGCCTCATATCTTGGTGGATTTATTAACTCTTCTGTCATCACCAAAAGAACTTTTGCCTGGAACTTCTGTGGTGACAATATCATTGATGACTTTTTCTGTGATTTACTTCCCTTGGTGAAGCTGGCTTGTGGCAGAGAAGATGGCTACCAGACTCTACTGTATTTTCTCATGGCCTCCAATGTCATCATCCCCATTGTGCTCATACTCGCCTCCTACCTCTTTATCATTACCACCATTTTGAGGATCCGCTCCACCCAGGGCCGCCTCAAAGCCTTCTCTACGTGCTCCTCCCACTTGATTTCTATCACCTTATACTATGGCTCCATTATCTACATCTACTGTTGCCCTCAATCTAGCTATTCTGTGGATAGGGACAAAATAGTTTCCACCTTTTACACTGTGGTCTCCCCCATGTTGAATCCTatgatctacagcctgaggaataaggatgtgaaAGAGGCTCTGAATAAACTCTTTAGATAAATCCAGATTCTCTCCTTTAAGGTGATGCCAAGAAAATTTTTCATCGGGTTATTTTTATCTCAAGCAGAGCTGCCATTTTGCTCCATCAGGATGAAAAAAAACTTATATTCAAGTTAAAGAGTTTTTGCAACCTTAACACAGTATACTTCAAGGGATCTACAATAAGAAAATTGGGACAATTTAGGAAATAAATTTTGAACATAAAGTAT from the Loxodonta africana isolate mLoxAfr1 chromosome 7, mLoxAfr1.hap2, whole genome shotgun sequence genome contains:
- the LOC135231922 gene encoding olfactory receptor 9G19-like — protein: MERDNHTMTEFILLGFTTDPVMQLILFVVFIGVYSVTLVGNTTLITLICNDSRLHTPMYFFIGNLSFLDLWYSSVYTPKILKTCISKDRSISFAGCVAQFLFAAALGYSECYPLATRAYDRYVAISKPLLYSQAMSIKLCTFLVIASYLGGFINSSVITKRTFAWNFCGDNIIDDFFCDLLPLVKLACGREDGYQTLLYFLMASNVIIPIVLILASYLFIITTILRIRSTQGRLKAFSTCSSHLISITLYYGSIIYIYCCPQSSYSVDRDKIVSTFYTVVSPMLNPMIYSLRNKDVKEALNKLFR